In one Spirosoma rigui genomic region, the following are encoded:
- a CDS encoding MBL fold metallo-hydrolase, whose protein sequence is MLPKILLVLGVLILVLVVGALVIGYAVSGPRYTGPVSDHFDGKEFFTPGAPSPKGFREVIGWQLNHERTQPWGAYHYDQPAPAPPARVPDGPVRVTFINHSTVLLQFDGLNVLTDPIFEERVSPFQFVGPKRNAPPGIRFEDLPKIDILLLSHNHWDHLEIGTVQKLCTRDNPRVYCPLGVKAFLEQNDCKNVTELDWQQSANYADGTTIHCVQAQHFSGRGLFDRNATLWAGYVIDNKEAGKLYFAGDSGYGPHFAAIGKQFGPLKLALIPIGAYKPKWFMSPIHCSPDEAVTIHEDVQSEQSVAIHFGTFPLADDGETEPVDDLRKALAAKQIPADQFQALKAGASLLVGQKK, encoded by the coding sequence ATGCTCCCTAAAATTCTGCTCGTTCTGGGCGTACTTATCCTGGTCCTTGTTGTTGGTGCGCTGGTCATTGGCTACGCAGTTTCAGGACCGCGCTATACGGGGCCGGTAAGCGATCACTTCGATGGCAAGGAATTTTTTACTCCCGGTGCGCCGTCGCCGAAGGGCTTCAGGGAAGTGATCGGCTGGCAACTCAACCACGAGCGGACTCAACCCTGGGGGGCTTACCACTACGATCAGCCAGCGCCGGCTCCCCCGGCCCGGGTTCCCGATGGTCCCGTTCGGGTTACGTTCATTAATCACTCAACGGTACTGTTGCAGTTCGACGGGCTGAACGTGCTGACTGATCCTATCTTCGAAGAACGGGTAAGCCCCTTTCAGTTTGTTGGGCCGAAACGAAACGCTCCACCCGGTATCCGGTTCGAGGATCTGCCCAAAATAGACATTCTGCTGCTCAGCCATAACCACTGGGATCACCTGGAGATTGGCACGGTTCAGAAACTGTGCACCCGCGACAACCCCCGGGTATACTGTCCGCTGGGGGTGAAAGCATTTCTGGAGCAGAACGATTGCAAAAACGTAACGGAACTGGATTGGCAGCAGTCGGCGAACTATGCTGACGGCACAACCATTCACTGCGTTCAGGCTCAGCATTTTTCGGGGCGGGGCCTGTTCGATCGAAACGCAACGCTATGGGCAGGCTACGTCATCGACAATAAAGAAGCGGGTAAGTTGTACTTTGCGGGCGATTCTGGCTACGGTCCGCATTTTGCGGCCATTGGTAAGCAATTTGGTCCGCTCAAACTCGCGCTTATCCCTATCGGGGCCTATAAACCCAAGTGGTTTATGTCGCCCATTCACTGTAGCCCGGACGAAGCCGTGACTATTCACGAGGATGTCCAGTCGGAGCAAAGCGTAGCTATCCACTTCGGAACGTTCCCCTTGGCCGACGACGGAGAGACTGAACCCGTCGATGATCTGCGCAAGGCGCTGGCCGCAAAACAGATTCCTGCCGACCAGTTTCAGGCCCTGAAGGCAGGCGCCAGTCTGCTGGTTGGTCAAAAAAAATAA
- a CDS encoding FKBP-type peptidyl-prolyl cis-trans isomerase — MRKLQLSIFFAVVVSGLTSCMNESADPTSKYYDANDVEIQAYKDQNGGTVTTTGLYYKITTPNTAGKQATVGEELEFRYKATNLKGQFVDSSAATAPVYYPLGIQSVFPGLEQGLSLLREGETATLLIPSYLAYNDQAKTNLPAYSVVRFDVTLNRSRSEEQQIDEYIANNKLTVTEKTASGLRFIRTVTNANGTTPGIGQTLTIKYLGKQLRNASAFDSTGTGTFDALLGQSKYVKGFEEGLSKMKIGEKATIIFPSTLGYGTSGVIQSNRYVITPYAPLRFDLELVSAK, encoded by the coding sequence ATGCGTAAACTTCAGTTATCCATCTTTTTTGCCGTAGTAGTCAGTGGCTTAACCTCCTGCATGAATGAATCAGCTGATCCTACATCCAAGTACTATGATGCTAATGATGTCGAGATTCAGGCTTACAAGGACCAAAATGGGGGCACCGTAACGACAACCGGTCTGTATTACAAGATTACGACACCCAACACGGCGGGTAAACAGGCGACCGTTGGTGAAGAGCTGGAGTTTCGGTATAAAGCCACCAATTTGAAAGGCCAGTTTGTTGATAGTTCGGCTGCTACGGCTCCCGTATACTACCCACTGGGTATCCAGTCGGTATTCCCGGGTCTGGAGCAGGGTCTTAGCCTGCTGCGCGAGGGTGAGACCGCGACCCTGCTGATTCCATCCTACCTGGCCTATAACGATCAGGCCAAAACAAATTTGCCCGCCTACTCGGTCGTTCGTTTTGACGTTACCCTCAACCGGTCGCGGAGCGAAGAACAACAGATCGACGAATACATTGCCAACAACAAGCTGACCGTTACGGAAAAAACCGCGAGCGGCCTCCGTTTTATCCGCACCGTAACCAATGCCAACGGAACTACGCCTGGTATTGGGCAGACCCTGACGATCAAATACCTGGGTAAACAACTGCGGAATGCCAGCGCTTTCGACAGCACCGGAACCGGTACGTTCGACGCCCTGCTGGGCCAGAGCAAATACGTGAAAGGCTTCGAGGAAGGGCTCTCAAAAATGAAAATCGGCGAAAAGGCCACGATCATTTTCCCGTCGACGCTGGGCTACGGCACATCGGGTGTCATTCAGAGCAACCGCTACGTTATTACGCCTTACGCTCCGCTTCGTTTCGATCTGGAGCTTGTCTCGGCCAAGTAA
- a CDS encoding MBL fold metallo-hydrolase — MKRQQTLRHGPVHGYRFGYSPLRFIRPVSVWCYWVDGLLIDTAQRHMQREVLSALSTHRIDQLVLTHFHEDHSGNAAALRHAHQCPILASALTAQRVARGFPLLRYEKFWFGSIDPCPDVVPLPATFETERYRFQAIATPGHSDDHMVLLEASEGWLFAGDFYIGNLRLFRRGENIYEMIESTRRMLTYGFDTVFCGHNPVLKDGRRAVERKLHYLETLVERVRAGYARGLRGFPLAKSAGLSEQWWLRAFTENDVGVTYLIQSILQDSPANG; from the coding sequence ATGAAACGACAACAAACGCTGCGGCATGGGCCCGTGCACGGCTATCGGTTCGGGTATTCGCCCCTGCGGTTCATACGACCCGTGTCGGTCTGGTGCTACTGGGTCGACGGGCTGCTGATTGATACTGCCCAGCGCCATATGCAGCGTGAGGTACTTAGCGCGCTGAGTACCCATCGAATTGATCAACTCGTATTGACACATTTTCACGAAGATCATTCCGGTAACGCAGCGGCCCTGCGCCACGCCCACCAGTGTCCCATACTGGCGAGTGCGCTGACTGCACAGCGCGTTGCCCGTGGGTTTCCCCTGCTGCGGTACGAAAAATTCTGGTTCGGTTCCATCGATCCCTGCCCGGACGTAGTGCCTCTACCGGCTACGTTCGAAACTGAACGGTACCGCTTTCAGGCGATCGCTACGCCGGGCCACTCCGACGATCATATGGTTTTGCTCGAAGCCAGTGAGGGGTGGTTGTTTGCTGGTGATTTCTACATCGGCAACCTGCGGCTGTTCCGGCGGGGCGAAAACATTTACGAGATGATCGAGTCTACCCGCCGGATGCTCACCTACGGATTTGATACGGTATTCTGTGGGCATAACCCCGTGCTGAAAGACGGTCGACGAGCGGTAGAACGCAAACTTCATTACCTGGAAACACTGGTTGAGCGAGTCCGGGCGGGCTATGCGCGCGGGCTGCGGGGATTTCCCTTGGCGAAATCGGCTGGTTTGTCCGAACAATGGTGGTTGCGGGCGTTTACGGAAAACGATGTGGGTGTTACCTACCTGATTCAATCCATTCTGCAGGATAGCCCGGCTAACGGCTAG